In Kordiimonas sp. SCSIO 12610, the following are encoded in one genomic region:
- the panB gene encoding 3-methyl-2-oxobutanoate hydroxymethyltransferase: protein MTTEPKDVSVDVRPKRQATVKHIATRKGGTPLVCLTAYITPMAARLDQHCDLLLVGDSVGMVLYGMDSTLGVSLDMMISHGRAVCRGAKQALVVIDMPFGSYEESKEQAFRNAARVLSETGAGAVKLEGGIEMVETVEFLSKRGIPVLGHVGLMPQSVHTNGGYGARGRTVDEWQPIIDDAKAIANAGAFAVVLEGVAEPLARKVTEEVAVPIIGIGASNACDGQILVTEDMLGLFAINPKFVKRYAELGDGIASAIETYADEVRTRAFPSEEYTYKMRGANQ from the coding sequence ATGACGACAGAACCCAAAGATGTATCCGTTGATGTTAGACCAAAACGTCAGGCAACGGTAAAACATATTGCCACCAGAAAGGGCGGGACTCCGCTCGTATGCTTAACTGCGTACATCACACCAATGGCGGCACGTCTTGATCAGCACTGTGACCTTCTTCTTGTTGGAGATAGTGTGGGAATGGTGCTTTATGGAATGGATTCTACGCTTGGTGTCTCCTTGGACATGATGATCAGCCATGGACGTGCTGTTTGCCGCGGCGCCAAACAGGCACTTGTGGTTATCGACATGCCGTTTGGGTCATATGAAGAATCGAAGGAGCAGGCATTTAGAAATGCCGCCAGAGTGCTCTCAGAAACAGGGGCAGGTGCTGTGAAACTCGAAGGTGGTATTGAGATGGTGGAGACCGTTGAGTTCCTGTCCAAACGTGGCATCCCTGTCTTAGGCCATGTTGGTTTAATGCCGCAGTCTGTTCATACAAACGGCGGGTACGGCGCACGCGGTCGTACAGTTGACGAATGGCAGCCAATCATTGATGACGCAAAAGCCATTGCTAATGCTGGCGCGTTTGCCGTGGTCCTTGAAGGGGTTGCAGAACCACTTGCTCGCAAGGTTACAGAAGAGGTTGCTGTACCAATCATTGGAATTGGTGCTTCGAATGCATGTGACGGTCAAATACTTGTGACAGAAGATATGCTTGGCCTGTTTGCGATAAATCCAAAATTTGTGAAGCGCTATGCTGAATTAGGGGATGGTATTGCCAGTGCAATCGAAACATATGCAGATGAAGTTCGCACCCGTGCTTTCCCCTCTGAGGAATATACCTATAAAATGCGCGGCGCCAATCAATAG
- a CDS encoding tetratricopeptide repeat protein, translating into MSDRDSILAEQEVDDELRRERLNAIWSAYGKYIIGLAILVVVIVAGNELYVWQKENTERENSSRYAEAIEKGSLGNLSLIASIESALPELDAGYATLAGMQAAAAKAKERDFAGAVASYNAIASSAEDKVLADLASLLSAMLLANEIGDLDTARSKLSILAIKGEPYYYSALEQLALIDLQQGNETSVIETLELLINDIDAPPSIKERANQLSSLLSDSAEVVEAPVVEETSVDTPVNEEEGVN; encoded by the coding sequence GTGTCAGACCGTGATAGTATACTGGCAGAGCAGGAAGTTGATGACGAGCTGCGCCGCGAGCGATTAAACGCCATTTGGAGTGCTTACGGTAAATATATTATTGGTTTAGCGATTTTGGTTGTCGTGATCGTTGCTGGTAATGAACTTTATGTTTGGCAAAAAGAAAATACCGAACGGGAAAACTCGTCAAGATATGCGGAAGCGATTGAAAAGGGTTCACTTGGTAATCTTTCTTTGATTGCATCAATCGAAAGCGCTCTCCCTGAGCTTGATGCAGGGTATGCAACGCTTGCAGGTATGCAGGCCGCAGCCGCCAAAGCAAAAGAACGGGATTTTGCCGGAGCAGTGGCAAGCTATAATGCAATTGCTTCGTCAGCAGAGGACAAGGTCCTCGCTGATCTTGCGTCCTTATTGTCAGCGATGTTGCTTGCAAACGAAATTGGTGATTTGGATACTGCGCGCTCTAAGCTCTCTATTTTAGCCATCAAAGGTGAGCCTTACTATTATTCTGCTTTAGAACAATTAGCGCTTATTGACCTTCAGCAAGGAAATGAAACGTCTGTAATTGAAACGCTTGAGCTTCTTATCAATGATATTGATGCGCCGCCATCTATCAAGGAACGCGCTAACCAACTTAGTTCATTGCTTTCTGACAGTGCCGAAGTTGTTGAGGCACCTGTTGTTGAAGAGACAAGCGTCGATACACCAGTAAACGAGGAAGAGGGCGTAAATTAA
- a CDS encoding PQQ-binding-like beta-propeller repeat protein, with protein sequence MGNFSSSICRSKLLKFGSLTTLVLLLAACGSSGPKRTYDDEGRERISILSSTQTLDADSAIANLPVVLPRPYVNKNWSQVGANANHSAQHLSLGDDLQQVWKANIGSGNRKYQRILTGPIAADGKVFAVDVKGNVAAVSLSSGNVIWRTELESADERSDVGFGGGVAYSGGKVFVSSGFGFVAALDGNSGNELWRYSDIVPFRGAPTVANGRVFSITQDNQLITLDAESGELLWDQVGIAETAGMLGAASPVFDNGTVVTALSSGELVAMLAANGRIVWQDALSSSRRLTPLATLADVDGEPVIDRGKLYAVSHAGRMVSIDMRSGERSWEADIAGVGMPWVAGNFGFTTTIDGQIVCINLTDGRIRWVTQLQRFEKQESRRGLIRWNGPVLAGDRLLVTSSHGYALSVSPYTGEVIGGTELVAGSTTPPIVVDNTFIFLSEEGELVAYR encoded by the coding sequence ATGGGTAATTTTTCCTCGTCTATTTGTCGGTCAAAACTGTTGAAATTTGGCTCTCTGACTACGTTAGTTCTTTTACTTGCAGCTTGTGGTTCTAGTGGTCCTAAGCGGACCTATGATGATGAAGGACGCGAGCGTATTTCGATCCTATCATCGACACAAACATTGGATGCAGATAGTGCGATCGCAAATTTGCCGGTTGTTTTACCGCGCCCTTATGTGAATAAAAATTGGTCGCAAGTAGGGGCCAATGCAAACCATTCTGCGCAACACCTGTCACTAGGTGATGACCTTCAACAGGTTTGGAAAGCAAATATCGGTTCAGGTAACCGTAAGTATCAACGAATTCTAACAGGCCCAATTGCGGCTGACGGTAAGGTTTTTGCTGTCGACGTAAAAGGTAATGTTGCAGCGGTATCTTTATCGTCGGGCAACGTGATCTGGCGTACAGAGCTGGAAAGTGCGGATGAGCGAAGTGATGTCGGCTTCGGCGGCGGCGTCGCTTATAGCGGCGGTAAAGTTTTTGTCTCTTCTGGCTTTGGTTTTGTTGCTGCGCTTGATGGTAATAGCGGCAATGAACTATGGCGTTACTCTGATATCGTACCTTTTCGTGGGGCGCCAACAGTTGCCAATGGCCGTGTTTTCAGTATTACCCAAGATAATCAGCTGATAACACTGGACGCAGAGTCTGGTGAACTATTGTGGGATCAGGTAGGTATTGCGGAAACAGCAGGCATGCTTGGTGCGGCAAGCCCAGTATTCGATAACGGAACAGTTGTAACAGCATTGTCTTCGGGTGAATTGGTTGCGATGTTAGCTGCCAACGGCCGTATTGTTTGGCAGGATGCATTATCGAGTAGCAGACGCTTAACACCGCTTGCAACCTTGGCAGATGTTGACGGTGAACCGGTTATTGACCGTGGTAAACTGTATGCTGTCAGCCATGCAGGACGGATGGTATCGATTGATATGCGTTCCGGCGAGCGGTCATGGGAAGCCGATATCGCGGGCGTTGGTATGCCGTGGGTTGCAGGAAATTTTGGCTTTACGACTACTATTGACGGCCAAATCGTTTGCATTAACCTGACAGATGGTCGAATTCGTTGGGTGACACAGCTTCAAAGGTTTGAAAAGCAGGAAAGCCGCCGCGGTTTAATTCGCTGGAATGGTCCTGTGCTTGCTGGGGATCGATTGCTTGTTACAAGCTCACATGGCTATGCTTTATCGGTTTCACCATATACAGGTGAGGTTATTGGCGGAACTGAACTGGTTGCAGGTTCAACAACACCACCGATTGTTGTCGATAATACATTTATTTTCTTAAGCGAAGAAGGTGAGCTTGTCGCCTACCGATAA
- the der gene encoding ribosome biogenesis GTPase Der: protein MGFTVAILGRPNVGKSTLFNRLVGKRIAIVDDTPGVTRDRKHGRGKISDLEFDLIDTAGLEEGEPGSLSDRMRQQTQAALNEADVALMLYDARAGVTPMDEHFATWLRRGDTPVVLIANKCEGSAVVDGIYEAYTLGLGDPVGLSAEHGEGLAELYNEIVATLEKAGVDPYADEAEDDEDNVREEDFGPEEGDMEYEFTDHAMDAEEDSPLRLAIVGRPNAGKSTLINFLTEQDRLITGPEAGLTRDSIAVDWEWNGLPVKLFDTAGLRKKSNITDKLEKLSASDTLWAIQYAEVVVLLLDAERGFERQDLKIAERVANEGRALVIALNKWDVVEDRLAVQRQIKDTLTKSLPQLKGVPVVTFSALTGKGTQHLMPAVEEIYDTWNARVPTAAFNRWLADVLEKHPTPSAAGGRRIKIRYGAQIKARPPTFKLFCNKPEDLPDSYKRYMENELRRDFNLPGIPVRFTFKKSENPYEGRRKKQR from the coding sequence ATGGGCTTTACTGTCGCCATTTTAGGCCGTCCAAATGTTGGAAAATCAACGCTTTTCAATCGACTGGTTGGAAAGCGTATTGCTATTGTAGATGATACACCTGGTGTAACCCGGGACCGTAAGCATGGCCGTGGAAAGATTTCGGACCTTGAGTTCGATCTTATTGATACAGCTGGCCTAGAAGAAGGTGAGCCGGGATCTCTTTCTGATCGTATGCGCCAACAAACACAGGCAGCACTCAATGAGGCCGATGTTGCTTTGATGCTTTATGATGCACGTGCTGGTGTAACACCGATGGATGAGCATTTTGCGACTTGGCTTCGCCGCGGCGACACACCGGTTGTTTTGATCGCCAACAAGTGTGAAGGCAGTGCTGTTGTTGATGGAATTTACGAAGCTTACACACTCGGTCTTGGTGATCCCGTGGGATTATCGGCGGAGCACGGTGAAGGTCTTGCGGAACTGTATAATGAAATCGTCGCTACACTCGAGAAAGCAGGTGTTGACCCATATGCTGACGAAGCTGAAGACGACGAAGACAATGTACGTGAAGAAGATTTCGGCCCTGAAGAAGGGGATATGGAGTATGAATTTACTGATCACGCCATGGACGCGGAAGAAGATAGCCCGCTCCGCCTTGCAATTGTTGGTCGGCCGAATGCAGGTAAATCTACGCTTATTAACTTCCTGACCGAGCAAGACAGATTAATTACAGGCCCAGAGGCCGGATTAACGCGTGATAGTATTGCCGTTGATTGGGAATGGAACGGACTTCCGGTTAAGTTGTTTGACACAGCAGGCTTGCGAAAAAAATCAAATATCACAGATAAGCTCGAAAAACTGTCGGCATCTGATACGCTTTGGGCCATTCAGTATGCAGAAGTTGTTGTGCTGCTTCTTGACGCAGAGCGTGGTTTTGAGCGTCAGGATTTGAAAATTGCGGAACGCGTTGCCAATGAAGGTAGGGCGCTTGTTATCGCGCTGAATAAGTGGGATGTGGTTGAAGACCGTTTGGCCGTTCAACGACAGATCAAAGACACTCTTACAAAAAGCCTGCCACAGTTAAAAGGCGTTCCTGTTGTTACATTTTCGGCTCTTACAGGTAAAGGTACGCAGCATTTGATGCCTGCAGTGGAAGAAATTTACGATACATGGAATGCACGTGTACCAACGGCAGCGTTCAATCGTTGGCTTGCAGATGTATTGGAAAAACACCCAACACCATCCGCAGCAGGTGGGCGGCGGATTAAAATCCGATACGGTGCGCAAATTAAGGCAAGACCACCCACATTCAAATTATTTTGTAACAAGCCTGAGGATCTTCCTGATAGCTACAAGCGCTATATGGAAAATGAACTTCGTCGTGATTTTAATTTGCCGGGGATTCCAGTTCGCTTCACCTTTAAGAAAAGCGAAAATCCATACGAAGGTCGCCGCAAAAAACAGCGTTAA
- a CDS encoding ABC transporter substrate-binding protein, producing the protein MRRFLFVISCLALIASSVIAEDTKITFVTDWKAQAEHGGFYQAVAKGYYKKRGLDVTIRQGGPQSDNPRLLAAGAIDIALTSNNFQPINLLAAGADTKVVMAVFQKDPQVFMVHPENPANSIAEMKDMPIFIADSAIGTIWPWLEAKFGFTDKQIRKYTYSLAPWLVNKGTVQEGYLSSEPFTAKQAGIDPKVFLLADEGYLGYAAMVTVRGEFIRKSPEVVRKFVEATIEGWQDYLYNDPVPANALILNDNPEATEELLAYSIKTMKSANIVGTGGDIGQIDPARWNRFYREMSALGVFPSNLDVRKAFTTEFLPSSVKTDTKTE; encoded by the coding sequence ATGCGCCGTTTTTTGTTTGTGATTTCATGCTTGGCTTTAATCGCCAGCTCAGTCATTGCTGAGGATACGAAAATTACCTTCGTTACCGATTGGAAAGCACAGGCGGAGCATGGTGGGTTTTACCAAGCGGTCGCCAAAGGATATTATAAAAAACGCGGCCTTGATGTAACGATCCGGCAAGGTGGGCCACAAAGCGATAACCCAAGGCTTTTGGCGGCGGGTGCGATTGATATCGCGCTAACATCCAACAACTTTCAACCCATTAATCTGCTAGCGGCTGGCGCTGATACCAAGGTTGTCATGGCTGTTTTTCAAAAAGACCCACAAGTCTTTATGGTTCACCCGGAAAATCCAGCAAACTCGATTGCTGAAATGAAGGATATGCCAATTTTCATTGCTGATAGCGCGATTGGAACGATATGGCCGTGGCTGGAAGCCAAGTTTGGTTTTACAGACAAGCAAATTAGAAAATACACATATTCTTTGGCGCCCTGGCTCGTGAATAAGGGAACGGTCCAAGAGGGATATTTATCGTCCGAACCCTTTACAGCGAAACAAGCGGGCATTGATCCAAAGGTATTTCTACTCGCAGATGAAGGTTACCTTGGATACGCTGCGATGGTAACGGTGCGCGGCGAATTTATTCGAAAGTCGCCTGAGGTTGTTCGCAAATTTGTGGAAGCCACAATTGAGGGATGGCAAGATTATTTATATAATGATCCTGTGCCCGCAAACGCCTTAATCCTGAACGATAATCCGGAAGCAACGGAAGAACTGCTTGCGTATTCCATTAAGACGATGAAATCAGCCAATATTGTTGGAACTGGTGGTGATATTGGCCAGATTGATCCAGCTCGTTGGAATAGGTTTTACCGCGAAATGTCTGCTCTTGGCGTTTTTCCGTCAAATCTTGATGTAAGGAAAGCCTTTACCACTGAATTTTTGCCATCATCTGTCAAAACAGATACAAAAACAGAGTAG
- a CDS encoding ABC transporter ATP-binding protein — translation MLTIENLNFSYDSGPKILDDVSINLKEGEIVSLLGPSGCGKSTLLRLIAGLEHSGDLSLSNTHQTSFVFQEAALLPWKTVRQNVSLPLKLQNANDEMIIDSALEAVGLIEFQDRYPAMLSGGQKMRVSIARALVSKATLLLMDEPFGALDEILRFKLNDLLLDLHGTHNWNILFVTHSIFEAAYISDWVLVMGKGKIIGEIRPELDKTLIPQEQRSSQAFLKAVSDITNLLEESYA, via the coding sequence ATGTTGACGATTGAAAATCTGAATTTCTCTTATGACAGTGGCCCAAAAATCCTTGACGATGTTTCTATCAACCTTAAAGAAGGTGAAATTGTTTCGTTGCTTGGACCGAGTGGATGCGGAAAATCCACGCTTTTGCGGTTGATAGCAGGGCTTGAACACTCAGGTGATTTGTCATTATCCAATACGCACCAAACGTCTTTTGTGTTTCAGGAAGCTGCATTGCTTCCCTGGAAAACCGTGAGGCAAAATGTGTCGCTGCCCTTAAAGCTTCAGAATGCTAATGATGAAATGATCATTGATAGTGCATTAGAAGCCGTTGGATTGATTGAATTTCAGGATAGATATCCTGCAATGTTGTCGGGCGGTCAGAAAATGCGTGTTTCCATCGCACGTGCGCTAGTTAGTAAAGCCACCCTGTTGTTGATGGATGAGCCATTTGGGGCCCTTGATGAAATATTACGCTTTAAATTGAATGATTTGCTTCTTGATCTTCATGGAACACATAATTGGAATATTCTATTTGTGACTCATAGCATTTTTGAAGCAGCGTATATTTCCGATTGGGTTCTGGTTATGGGAAAAGGTAAAATTATCGGCGAAATTCGTCCTGAACTCGATAAAACACTGATACCGCAGGAACAACGGTCATCCCAGGCGTTCTTGAAAGCCGTAAGTGATATAACAAACCTATTGGAAGAAAGTTATGCTTAA
- a CDS encoding ABC transporter permease translates to MLKRTILPISVLCLALIFWEYWVSHNNISKFILPAPSLIWDALIQDFSSLMGSLFATVKVTLIALVLAVISGVLLAFGFSVSKSFESAFYPFAVILQVTPIVSIAPLVLIWVGIDGVDKALVIIAWLAAFFPILSNMSAGLKSVDPHLDDLFRIYKATKIQKFLHLSWPTALPYLLASLRISGGLSLIGAVVAEFVAGSGGSTGLAWRILEAGNRLQVEKMFAGLILLALLGIVIFYSFVLLEWIVLRKWHPAYQKK, encoded by the coding sequence ATGCTTAAGCGAACTATTCTGCCAATCAGTGTTCTATGCCTTGCCTTGATATTTTGGGAATATTGGGTCAGTCACAATAATATCTCCAAATTTATTTTACCGGCACCCAGTTTGATTTGGGATGCACTCATTCAAGATTTTTCGTCATTGATGGGATCACTTTTCGCAACGGTAAAAGTCACACTCATTGCTTTGGTATTAGCGGTCATTAGTGGTGTTTTGCTGGCGTTTGGTTTCAGTGTTAGCAAAAGTTTTGAAAGTGCGTTTTATCCCTTTGCGGTTATTCTTCAGGTAACTCCTATTGTATCCATCGCGCCTTTGGTTTTGATATGGGTTGGTATTGACGGCGTTGATAAGGCACTTGTTATCATCGCATGGCTGGCAGCATTTTTTCCCATTCTATCGAACATGTCGGCAGGTCTGAAATCAGTTGATCCCCATCTCGATGACTTGTTCAGGATTTATAAGGCAACAAAAATACAGAAGTTTTTACATCTTTCATGGCCAACGGCACTTCCGTATCTCCTCGCAAGCTTGCGCATAAGCGGCGGGCTGTCGTTAATCGGTGCCGTTGTCGCAGAATTTGTTGCAGGATCAGGCGGCTCAACCGGTCTTGCTTGGCGTATTCTTGAGGCGGGCAACCGACTTCAGGTTGAGAAAATGTTTGCTGGACTTATCCTGCTCGCGCTTCTGGGGATAGTGATTTTTTATAGTTTTGTTTTGTTGGAGTGGATAGTCCTTAGGAAATGGCATCCAGCGTATCAAAAGAAATAG
- a CDS encoding COX15/CtaA family protein, translated as MITNSIHNDRRSVGRWLIFMAMIVALMVVVGGATRLTESGLSMVDWRPVTGVLPPIGESEWQAEFEKYQTSPEYQLKNKGMSLDEFKGIFYWEWGHRLLGRLIGLFFFLPLVWFWFKDRIPNGYKPRLVFLLIAGGSQGLLGWYMVQSGLVDEPAVSHYRLTAHLSLALFIFAALLWTAFSLYRPRPAGSSKGMKLLTHATMAVLVLQLVMGGLVAGLKAGHIFNTWPLMGETFVPNGLFDITPVWRNFLDNAITVQFDHRIGAYIFSLFVIGLFLKSRREVPAIKFAAMLVLLATALQFILGIIMLLKVVPVSWGTAHQGGGVVVLATMVYLMHLQRKFEAK; from the coding sequence ATGATTACAAACTCTATACATAATGATCGGCGCAGTGTTGGCCGTTGGTTGATCTTCATGGCGATGATTGTTGCCCTGATGGTAGTTGTTGGCGGCGCAACGCGCCTTACGGAATCTGGCCTGTCTATGGTCGATTGGCGTCCTGTCACTGGGGTTTTGCCCCCCATCGGTGAAAGCGAATGGCAAGCAGAGTTTGAAAAGTATCAAACAAGCCCCGAATACCAATTAAAAAATAAAGGGATGAGCCTTGATGAGTTTAAAGGTATTTTTTATTGGGAATGGGGACATCGCCTGCTGGGTCGGTTAATCGGTCTCTTCTTTTTCCTGCCTCTCGTCTGGTTCTGGTTTAAGGACCGAATTCCAAACGGTTACAAGCCGAGGCTTGTGTTCCTTTTGATCGCAGGCGGATCACAGGGTTTGCTTGGCTGGTATATGGTGCAATCGGGCTTGGTTGACGAGCCGGCTGTTAGCCATTACCGTCTAACGGCCCATCTTTCCCTTGCATTATTTATTTTCGCCGCACTTCTGTGGACCGCGTTTTCCCTTTACAGGCCGAGACCCGCAGGTTCTTCGAAAGGTATGAAATTGCTAACGCATGCAACAATGGCCGTGCTTGTTCTTCAGTTGGTGATGGGAGGCTTGGTTGCAGGCCTTAAGGCAGGGCACATTTTCAATACTTGGCCCTTGATGGGAGAAACTTTCGTTCCGAATGGGTTGTTTGATATCACCCCGGTATGGCGCAATTTTCTTGATAATGCCATTACGGTGCAATTTGATCACCGAATAGGGGCCTATATCTTTAGTTTATTTGTGATTGGTTTATTCCTGAAATCAAGACGCGAAGTTCCCGCCATTAAATTTGCTGCAATGCTCGTTCTTTTGGCGACGGCCTTGCAATTTATCCTTGGTATCATCATGTTATTAAAGGTAGTTCCTGTTTCATGGGGAACTGCACACCAAGGGGGCGGGGTTGTTGTTCTGGCCACCATGGTGTATTTGATGCACCTTCAACGAAAGTTTGAAGCAAAATAA
- the cutA gene encoding divalent-cation tolerance protein CutA, protein MDDIVTIYTLTDSEDVAVHLATTLVREKLIACANVGQSVRSVYEWNGTIQLEGEVPLFIKTSKHLSELVIERIKELHTYEVPCITVWPMIGGNEVYATWVKGQVLNPETEAYVKIDADAEALE, encoded by the coding sequence ATGGATGATATTGTTACAATATATACGCTAACGGATAGCGAGGATGTAGCGGTTCACTTGGCAACAACATTAGTACGAGAAAAGCTTATTGCGTGCGCTAACGTCGGGCAATCTGTTCGATCGGTTTATGAATGGAATGGGACAATCCAGCTTGAGGGCGAAGTGCCCCTTTTTATTAAAACGTCAAAACACCTGAGTGAGCTGGTTATAGAGCGCATTAAGGAACTGCACACTTATGAAGTACCTTGTATTACCGTTTGGCCGATGATCGGGGGTAACGAAGTTTATGCAACTTGGGTTAAAGGCCAAGTGTTAAATCCTGAAACAGAGGCCTATGTGAAAATTGATGCGGATGCTGAGGCGCTGGAATAG
- a CDS encoding NADP-dependent oxidoreductase, translated as MSNNQIVLKSRPDGWVTNDNFDHVSAEMPTPGDGQMLLKILYLSVDPYMRGRMNDRKSYVPPFQIGEALQGGVVAKVVESNNGAHPVGTYLSGMGLWANYMVTDGEGFTPVDPDLAPLSYYLGVLGMPGMTAYVGLKGVGNLKEGENVFVSAASGAVGQVVGQIAKNMGCHVAGSAGADDKVEYLMEIGFDEAFNYKSTENVFKSVSDANPKGIDVYFENVGGPVMEAAINCLNFKARIPLCGMIANYNSTIDDMPPGPRNLPILIGQNAKMEGFIVSMYPELCREWIGIGAGWIKEGKLKYRETIADGIENAPDAFINMLKGKNFGKQVVKVGDE; from the coding sequence ATGTCCAACAACCAAATTGTTCTGAAAAGCAGGCCCGATGGCTGGGTAACCAATGATAATTTCGATCATGTTAGCGCTGAAATGCCAACACCCGGTGATGGGCAAATGCTTTTAAAGATATTATATCTTTCAGTAGATCCATACATGCGCGGTCGAATGAATGATCGTAAGAGTTATGTTCCCCCATTTCAAATTGGTGAAGCATTACAAGGCGGCGTAGTGGCCAAGGTTGTAGAATCAAACAATGGCGCACACCCGGTTGGCACGTACCTAAGCGGCATGGGCCTTTGGGCTAATTATATGGTTACAGACGGTGAAGGATTTACGCCTGTTGATCCTGACCTTGCCCCCCTTTCCTATTATTTGGGTGTCCTCGGCATGCCTGGAATGACTGCCTATGTCGGACTTAAAGGTGTTGGCAATTTAAAGGAAGGTGAAAATGTTTTCGTATCAGCCGCGTCCGGTGCTGTTGGGCAGGTTGTTGGGCAAATTGCTAAAAACATGGGCTGCCATGTTGCGGGAAGTGCCGGTGCTGATGATAAGGTTGAATATTTGATGGAAATCGGATTTGACGAGGCTTTCAATTACAAAAGCACAGAAAATGTCTTTAAGTCTGTAAGTGACGCTAACCCAAAAGGGATCGACGTTTATTTTGAAAACGTCGGTGGCCCCGTAATGGAAGCGGCGATTAACTGCCTTAACTTTAAAGCGCGTATTCCGCTTTGTGGCATGATTGCTAACTATAACTCCACAATCGATGATATGCCCCCTGGCCCACGCAATCTTCCAATTCTGATTGGTCAAAATGCTAAAATGGAAGGCTTTATTGTCTCCATGTACCCTGAACTCTGCCGTGAATGGATTGGCATTGGAGCTGGCTGGATCAAGGAAGGCAAACTGAAGTACCGCGAAACTATTGCAGACGGTATTGAAAACGCCCCTGACGCTTTCATCAATATGCTGAAAGGTAAGAACTTTGGGAAGCAAGTTGTGAAAGTTGGCGACGAATAG
- the rplM gene encoding 50S ribosomal protein L13: MKTYTAKPSEIEKKWLIVDAEDVVLGRLAQAVANVLRGKHKVTYTPHMDCGDNVIIINAEKVKLTGKKRSDKVYYRHTGHPGGIKSQTAGEILDGRFPERVLQKAIERMIPKGPLGRQQMRNLRVYAGTEHPHTAQNPEVLDVAGMNPKNKR; this comes from the coding sequence ATGAAAACTTATACTGCAAAACCTTCGGAGATTGAAAAGAAATGGCTTATTGTTGACGCTGAGGATGTTGTTCTCGGTCGTTTGGCGCAGGCTGTTGCTAACGTTCTTCGTGGCAAGCACAAAGTAACATACACACCGCACATGGATTGCGGTGATAATGTTATCATCATCAACGCTGAAAAAGTGAAACTCACTGGTAAAAAGCGTTCAGACAAAGTTTATTACCGTCACACAGGTCACCCAGGTGGTATCAAATCACAAACTGCGGGTGAAATCCTTGATGGCCGTTTCCCAGAGCGTGTTCTTCAAAAAGCGATCGAGCGTATGATCCCTAAAGGTCCGCTTGGCCGTCAGCAGATGCGTAACCTTCGTGTATACGCTGGTACTGAGCACCCACATACAGCACAGAACCCAGAGGTTCTTGATGTGGCTGGCATGAACCCTAAGAATAAAAGGTAA
- the rpsI gene encoding 30S ribosomal protein S9 yields the protein MADLQDLKEITGEAVAAETAGEERKPVVDAQGRTYATGKRKDAIARVWIKPGSGKITVNDRDQEVYFARPTLRLIVNQPFQVADRVDQYDVIATVKGGGLSGQAGAVKHGISKAIQLAEPELRGALKTAGFLTRDSRVVERKKYGKAKARRSFQFSKR from the coding sequence ATGGCAGACCTTCAAGATCTTAAAGAAATCACTGGCGAAGCAGTAGCTGCTGAAACTGCTGGTGAAGAGCGTAAGCCAGTTGTTGATGCGCAGGGCCGCACATATGCAACAGGTAAAAGAAAAGATGCGATCGCACGTGTGTGGATTAAGCCTGGATCAGGTAAAATCACTGTAAACGACCGTGACCAGGAAGTTTACTTTGCACGTCCAACACTTCGTCTGATCGTGAACCAGCCGTTCCAGGTTGCTGATCGTGTTGACCAATATGACGTTATCGCAACAGTAAAAGGTGGTGGCCTTTCTGGTCAGGCTGGTGCGGTTAAGCATGGTATTTCAAAAGCTATCCAGCTTGCAGAGCCTGAGCTTCGCGGCGCACTTAAAACTGCTGGCTTCCTTACTCGTGATAGCCGGGTTGTTGAACGTAAGAAATACGGTAAAGCGAAAGCGCGTCGTAGCTTCCAGTTCTCAAAACGTTAA